A single window of Sphingobacteriales bacterium DNA harbors:
- a CDS encoding T9SS type A sorting domain-containing protein, protein MKKIYILTFFLFLLVSTFAQKKIYVDASNMATVRNGNSWATAYRTFEGAIYDPTLSVFDTIFVAKGTYQPSKDSISFWINKPFLTIIGGFPSGGGTLAQRNWQNDSTILLGRMNSVIAFGGSYIYSTFDGFYITGGDAEIGGGINTNVAGLNNTIQNCVIYNNKSRIWSGGGMINYEKDSKLINVVFKGNINTGGTGGGALDNRGKNLLLQNVEFIDNSNVGKIFAAGGALINEGDNVHLQNVLFKGNTTYADSGTVDGGALRNMGDNMLLENVVFENNTATSDFGNSSFGGALANLGDNMILQNVTFDNNTVIATGLLTEFQVPTAYGGALYSNGSRLTLHQVSFNENKAIANYGTAIGGGIYIQDENTLTEIENTTFTKNMVIGGNSFNGGGMTADVKNIRLRNVQFIENSLRRSDSIGLDDNVYGIFGAGMNCSAEIADLQDVKYYRNSIELEYKNIDPSGGGLYINAQTLKLKNADFIGNSIVNNDTLIGGGINGGGMVIRTVNANLDNILVKENTIYKKGGAMFGAGIYIDSYGDNVGNVNISQLKIIENKAIGTTFVAGAGLFSGANANLNIENSILKDNKLQSIYMDMTDVEEGGMLHVAGGLGVGGAQTTKVTNTLFIGNGSINTPYADNAAGSAIFGISSEEIGEPLNIEVINCTFVNNEIKVDEVAEDGILAGAIIGIVDEFNIKNSVFWNNTVNGQLQDILNAQNMTINNSYFANAMSASGDTIPGSGNINDTLSPFRNANNPEGADGTLGTPDDGLVLACGAVAINAGDDAYLSNTITKDLVGLNRFNGTIDMGAYEFNGTVDNTDSVQACTGTPYAWHGTDYSEPGTYTFQNGTDGNGCPLIDVLIMSSKQDSVIITENSVSTTCVDVPLTALIANTQNITGITTQTGLPNGITASYSNDSIILSGVPADTGQFQYKISLEGCGNPEILGWLIVKPKFTIQRDVPTQTACYKTPIDTIFIPISNVNAINYVTGLPQGLSFTFFKNRYLKTQSLYIYGAPLESGTFNYEVHVLGDCGDDTVFARGTINVLPNVIGAPSVDAQNICINTPIAEITFNVPDEITGIYLKKALPPGVDAVYSNHQIIISGTPTKTGTYRYDVFGTGACGVASGVIYVTGELRAKDSAANATVCLGNVMDSIIIKTENVEGITNVQNLPEGVSINASSSEVILYGTPTTAGIFNYSFTLIGVCGTFDVSGTIKVGEPFDAQIVIVGDTLKVTQNDANYQWITCNGEIIDGATAQTYSPDSSGNYAVIVTNYNGCADTSECVAFILTAIKNDIFKETKVFPNPTYGTVNIDFGRSLEQCVIRVTDVIGNIVLQQTVNNQTTTQLSIDNVANGIYFLYLKTKNNDEMVYKILKN, encoded by the coding sequence ATGAAAAAAATTTACATTCTTACATTCTTCTTATTCTTATTAGTTTCAACATTCGCACAGAAAAAAATTTATGTAGATGCCTCTAATATGGCAACTGTACGTAATGGTAATTCTTGGGCAACTGCATATCGAACTTTCGAAGGTGCTATTTATGATCCCACTCTTTCGGTCTTCGATACAATTTTCGTAGCAAAAGGAACTTATCAGCCGTCAAAAGACAGTATTTCATTCTGGATAAACAAACCTTTTCTGACTATTATTGGTGGGTTTCCATCTGGTGGTGGAACGCTTGCGCAGAGAAATTGGCAAAATGATTCTACTATCCTTTTAGGAAGAATGAATTCTGTCATCGCTTTTGGTGGTTCATACATTTATTCTACTTTTGATGGTTTCTATATTACGGGTGGAGATGCTGAAATTGGTGGCGGGATAAATACCAATGTTGCTGGTCTCAATAATACAATTCAAAATTGTGTCATATATAATAATAAATCAAGAATATGGTCTGGTGGTGGAATGATTAATTATGAAAAAGATTCTAAACTGATAAATGTAGTATTTAAAGGAAATATAAATACTGGAGGCACTGGTGGCGGCGCTTTAGATAATAGAGGCAAAAATTTACTCTTACAAAATGTAGAATTTATTGACAACTCTAATGTTGGAAAAATATTTGCTGCTGGAGGTGCATTAATAAATGAAGGAGATAATGTACATCTACAAAATGTACTATTTAAAGGGAATACAACTTATGCTGACTCAGGAACTGTGGATGGTGGAGCTTTAAGAAATATGGGTGATAATATGCTCTTAGAAAATGTAGTATTCGAAAATAATACAGCAACTTCAGATTTTGGTAATTCATCGTTTGGTGGTGCCTTAGCAAATTTAGGCGATAATATGATTTTGCAGAATGTAACATTTGATAATAATACTGTAATAGCAACTGGGCTATTAACAGAATTTCAAGTTCCAACTGCTTATGGCGGTGCTCTTTATAGTAATGGTAGCCGCTTAACATTGCATCAGGTTTCATTTAATGAAAATAAAGCCATAGCTAATTATGGTACTGCAATTGGCGGTGGCATATATATACAGGATGAAAATACATTGACCGAAATTGAAAATACCACATTTACCAAAAATATGGTTATAGGTGGAAACAGTTTTAATGGGGGAGGAATGACTGCTGATGTTAAAAATATAAGATTGAGAAATGTGCAATTTATCGAAAATTCACTTAGACGAAGTGATAGTATTGGATTAGATGATAATGTTTATGGTATTTTTGGTGCTGGAATGAATTGTTCGGCTGAAATTGCAGATTTGCAAGATGTAAAATACTATAGAAATTCAATAGAGTTAGAATACAAAAACATTGATCCAAGTGGTGGTGGCTTATATATTAATGCACAAACACTAAAATTAAAAAATGCAGATTTTATAGGAAATTCAATAGTAAATAACGATACTCTAATTGGCGGTGGCATTAATGGTGGCGGTATGGTTATCCGAACGGTAAATGCCAATTTAGATAATATATTGGTAAAGGAAAATACAATATATAAAAAAGGAGGAGCTATGTTTGGAGCGGGTATTTATATAGATAGTTACGGTGATAATGTAGGGAATGTTAATATTTCACAATTAAAAATTATTGAAAACAAAGCAATAGGCACAACTTTTGTTGCTGGTGCAGGATTATTTAGCGGAGCAAATGCAAACTTAAATATAGAAAATAGTATTTTAAAAGATAATAAATTGCAATCCATATATATGGATATGACAGATGTAGAAGAAGGTGGTATGTTACATGTAGCTGGTGGCTTAGGTGTTGGAGGTGCCCAAACTACAAAGGTTACTAATACGCTATTTATTGGAAATGGAAGTATAAATACACCGTATGCAGACAATGCAGCTGGCTCAGCAATATTCGGTATTTCTTCTGAAGAAATTGGTGAACCACTTAATATCGAAGTAATAAACTGCACATTTGTAAATAATGAAATCAAAGTGGATGAGGTAGCAGAAGACGGTATTTTGGCTGGAGCTATAATAGGTATTGTCGATGAATTTAATATTAAAAATAGTGTTTTTTGGAATAATACCGTAAATGGACAGCTTCAGGATATTTTAAATGCTCAAAATATGACCATTAATAATTCCTATTTCGCTAATGCTATGTCAGCTTCAGGTGATACCATTCCAGGAAGTGGAAATATTAATGATACATTAAGCCCCTTCAGAAATGCCAATAATCCTGAAGGTGCAGATGGTACTTTAGGAACACCAGATGATGGCTTGGTTTTGGCGTGTGGTGCGGTTGCTATTAATGCCGGAGATGATGCTTACTTAAGCAATACGATTACAAAAGATTTAGTTGGGTTAAATCGTTTCAACGGCACTATAGATATGGGTGCTTACGAATTTAATGGTACGGTGGATAATACAGATAGCGTTCAGGCTTGTACTGGTACACCTTATGCCTGGCATGGAACTGACTATTCTGAACCAGGAACATATACATTCCAAAACGGAACAGATGGTAATGGGTGTCCGCTCATAGATGTATTAATTATGAGTTCCAAACAAGATTCTGTAATTATTACAGAAAATTCTGTTTCAACCACTTGTGTAGATGTGCCTTTAACTGCGTTGATTGCAAATACACAAAATATTACAGGGATTACCACACAAACAGGATTGCCCAACGGCATAACAGCATCCTATAGCAATGATTCGATAATATTAAGTGGTGTTCCAGCAGATACAGGTCAATTTCAATATAAAATTTCTTTAGAAGGTTGCGGAAATCCTGAAATACTTGGCTGGTTAATTGTAAAACCAAAATTTACCATTCAGCGAGATGTTCCAACACAAACAGCATGTTATAAAACACCGATTGATACTATATTTATCCCAATCTCAAATGTTAATGCAATAAATTATGTAACTGGATTACCACAAGGTTTATCTTTTACTTTTTTTAAAAATAGATATTTGAAAACACAGAGTTTATATATTTATGGAGCACCACTCGAAAGCGGCACTTTCAACTACGAAGTACATGTGTTGGGAGATTGTGGCGACGATACTGTTTTTGCAAGAGGAACTATCAATGTTTTACCAAATGTAATTGGAGCACCTTCTGTTGATGCTCAGAATATTTGTATAAACACGCCTATAGCTGAAATTACTTTTAATGTTCCTGATGAAATTACAGGCATCTATTTGAAAAAAGCATTGCCACCAGGTGTAGATGCTGTGTATTCAAATCATCAAATAATTATAAGTGGTACGCCAACTAAAACAGGTACGTATCGATATGATGTTTTTGGAACAGGAGCATGTGGCGTAGCATCAGGTGTCATTTATGTTACAGGAGAGTTAAGAGCAAAAGATTCTGCTGCAAATGCAACCGTATGTTTGGGCAATGTGATGGATTCTATTATTATTAAAACAGAAAATGTAGAAGGAATTACGAATGTACAAAATTTACCAGAAGGTGTCAGTATAAATGCATCCAGTAGTGAAGTGATACTTTATGGAACGCCAACGACAGCTGGTATATTTAATTATTCATTTACGCTTATAGGTGTTTGTGGAACATTCGATGTTTCAGGAACCATTAAGGTAGGCGAACCTTTTGATGCACAAATTGTAATAGTGGGTGATACATTAAAAGTTACTCAAAATGATGCAAACTATCAATGGATAACTTGTAACGGCGAAATAATTGACGGAGCTACTGCACAAACCTACTCACCGGATAGTAGCGGAAATTATGCCGTTATTGTTACGAATTATAACGGGTGTGCAGATACTTCAGAATGTGTTGCTTTTATATTGACTGCTATTAAAAATGATATTTTTAAAGAGACGAAAGTGTTTCCTAACCCTACCTATGGAACAGTAAATATTGATTTCGGCAGATCATTAGAGCAATGCGTAATCAGAGTGACAGATGTTATTGGCAATATTGTTTTACAACAGACTGTAAATAACCAAACAACTACACAATTGAGTATAGATAATGTTGCGAATGGAATTTATTTCTTGTACTTAAAAACTAAAAATAACGATGAAATGGTATATAAAATATTGAAAAATTAG